A region of Rhizobium grahamii DNA encodes the following proteins:
- a CDS encoding tyrosine-type recombinase/integrase: MLSDAKARKVKPNDKPVSDGTIVGLYLVPSGTVGSGKWILRFVSPTSGTRREMGLGSYPTTSIRDARAKAFEARGAIDDGRDPLDERRERERETARLAAVPTFEKAARLHHADKIEGFRNRKHIDQWINTLDQYVFPKIGKKLVNVLGPADFAACLKPIWLSKPETSSRIKQRCDAVMNWAAAHGYIVASPVRVVDKLLPKQPGKRERVAHQPALPWRDLPTFFSGVLHAGPPNATRQMLELLILTACRSGELRQMQWDEIDFSSAIWTVPAARMKAKIIHRVPLSQKGIQILRSRLEKSETGTGLVFPSRKCTPISDMTLTKFLRDNEVFSDTPGRIATAHGFRSSFRDWASENGYPRDVAERALAHTVKNAVEAAYHRTDLIDQRRAMMSAWEAFCLGK; encoded by the coding sequence ATGCTCAGCGATGCCAAAGCCCGGAAGGTAAAGCCGAACGACAAACCCGTGTCTGACGGCACCATAGTCGGTCTATATCTCGTTCCTAGTGGCACGGTTGGGAGTGGGAAATGGATTCTACGCTTTGTGTCACCGACGAGCGGAACGCGACGTGAGATGGGCCTAGGCAGTTATCCGACAACTTCGATCCGGGACGCCAGAGCCAAGGCATTTGAGGCTAGAGGTGCGATCGATGACGGAAGAGATCCGCTTGACGAGCGCAGGGAGCGGGAGCGGGAGACTGCGCGGCTGGCGGCAGTTCCGACTTTCGAAAAAGCGGCGCGACTTCATCACGCCGACAAGATCGAAGGTTTTCGTAACCGCAAGCATATCGATCAATGGATCAACACTCTGGACCAATATGTCTTCCCCAAAATCGGAAAGAAACTCGTCAACGTACTCGGTCCGGCCGACTTTGCGGCGTGCCTAAAACCAATCTGGCTCTCGAAGCCTGAGACTTCCTCACGCATCAAGCAGCGTTGCGATGCCGTGATGAACTGGGCGGCTGCCCACGGATACATTGTTGCGAGCCCCGTGAGAGTCGTCGACAAGCTTCTGCCAAAGCAGCCAGGCAAAAGAGAACGTGTCGCGCATCAGCCTGCCCTACCATGGCGGGACTTACCGACCTTCTTCTCCGGCGTCCTCCATGCGGGACCACCAAATGCGACCCGCCAAATGCTGGAGCTGCTGATCCTCACGGCTTGCCGTTCGGGAGAGCTGCGTCAGATGCAATGGGACGAGATCGACTTTTCCAGCGCGATCTGGACGGTGCCAGCAGCACGAATGAAAGCAAAGATCATTCACCGCGTACCGCTCTCACAGAAGGGCATCCAAATCCTAAGAAGCCGGCTTGAGAAATCGGAGACCGGCACAGGGTTGGTATTCCCGTCACGAAAATGCACACCAATCAGCGACATGACACTCACCAAGTTTCTGCGAGACAATGAGGTTTTCAGCGATACGCCTGGGCGCATCGCCACTGCTCATGGCTTCCGCTCAAGCTTTAGAGATTGGGCATCTGAGAACGGATATCCCCGTGATGTCGCGGAGCGCGCGCTCGCCCATACGGTCAAGAATGCAGTCGAGGCTGCCTACCATCGTACGGACCTTATTGATCAACGGCGCGCTATGATGTCGGCGTGGGAGGCTTTCTGTCTAGGAAAGTGA
- the pncB gene encoding nicotinate phosphoribosyltransferase — MAKTDIARRVYNHTWKLDPIVRSLIDTDFYKLLMLQMIWKLYPDANATFTVINRTKRVRLAEEIDEGELREQLDHARSLRLSKKEMIWLAGNSFYGRAQIFEPEFLAWLSHFQLPEYELSKRDGQYVLDFHGSWKDTTMWEIPALAIINELRSRTAMKALGPFTLDVLYARAKARMWEKVERLRELPGLRISDFGTRRRHSFLWQRWCVEALKEGIGPAFTGTSNVLLAMDSDLEAVGTNAHELPMVAAALAQTDEELRNSPYKVLRDWNKLYGGNLLIVLPDAFGTAAFLRDAPEWVADWTGFRPDSAPPIEGGEKIIEWWKKMGRDPRQKLLIFSDGLDVDAIIDTYKHFEGKVRMSFGWGTNLTNDFAGCAPTEISGLNPISIVCKVSDANGRPAVKLSDNPQKATGDPAEVQRYLKFFGTEDRVDQAVLV, encoded by the coding sequence ATGGCCAAGACTGATATCGCACGGCGCGTTTATAACCACACCTGGAAGCTCGATCCGATTGTTCGCAGCCTGATCGACACGGATTTCTACAAGCTGCTCATGCTGCAGATGATCTGGAAGCTCTATCCGGATGCGAACGCGACCTTCACGGTCATCAACCGCACCAAGCGCGTCCGTCTCGCCGAAGAGATCGATGAGGGAGAACTGCGCGAGCAACTCGACCACGCGCGCTCGCTGCGCCTCTCGAAGAAAGAGATGATCTGGCTGGCCGGTAACAGCTTCTATGGGCGCGCGCAGATCTTCGAGCCCGAATTCCTCGCCTGGCTGTCGCATTTCCAGCTGCCGGAATACGAGCTGTCGAAGCGCGACGGCCAATATGTGCTCGACTTCCACGGCTCGTGGAAGGACACGACCATGTGGGAAATCCCGGCGCTCGCGATCATCAACGAGTTACGCTCGCGCACCGCCATGAAGGCGCTCGGGCCGTTTACGCTCGACGTGCTCTATGCCCGCGCCAAGGCGCGGATGTGGGAGAAGGTCGAGCGCCTGCGCGAACTGCCGGGCCTGCGCATCTCCGACTTCGGCACGCGCCGGCGTCACAGCTTCCTATGGCAGCGCTGGTGCGTCGAGGCACTGAAGGAAGGCATCGGTCCTGCTTTCACCGGTACCAGCAACGTCCTGCTCGCGATGGATTCCGATCTCGAAGCGGTGGGTACCAATGCCCACGAGCTACCGATGGTTGCCGCAGCCCTTGCCCAGACCGATGAGGAACTGCGCAATTCGCCCTACAAGGTGCTGCGCGACTGGAACAAGCTCTATGGCGGCAATCTGCTGATCGTCCTTCCCGACGCCTTCGGCACCGCCGCCTTCCTGCGCGACGCGCCCGAATGGGTCGCCGATTGGACCGGTTTCCGGCCGGATAGCGCACCGCCGATCGAGGGCGGCGAGAAGATTATCGAGTGGTGGAAGAAGATGGGGCGCGATCCGCGCCAGAAGCTTCTCATCTTCTCCGACGGGCTCGACGTCGATGCGATCATCGACACCTACAAGCATTTCGAAGGCAAGGTGCGGATGAGCTTCGGCTGGGGCACCAACCTCACCAACGACTTTGCCGGCTGCGCACCGACCGAGATCTCCGGGCTGAACCCGATCTCCATCGTCTGCAAGGTCAGCGATGCCAACGGACGGCCCGCGGTCAAACTGTCGGACAATCCGCAAAAGGCGACCGGCGATCCGGCAGAGGTCCAGCGCTACCTGAAGTTCTTCGGCACGGAAGACCGCGTTGATCAGGCAGTGCTCGTCTAG
- a CDS encoding 2-hydroxyacid dehydrogenase, translating to MSAKQPILVDLKFDPDTVARILKTAFPDRGSINLADPANRDRDLTGIDYALLWKPDADLFSRAPNLKVIFSGGAGVDSFMNLPGLPDVPIVRFSDRSLTTRMSEWVVMQCLMHLRQQHQHDKDQRARIWGKLVPPEAAEITVGIMGLGVLGQDAAYKLKVMGFNVIGWSRSRKEIDGVETFDSGQLDDFLSRTDFLVGLLPLTPETTGFYNAALFSKLRQGGALGKPVFINAGRGKSQVQSDIVAAIEGGVLGGASIDVFAVEPLASDDPLWGLENVFITPHDAAVSDETALFRHVERQIARHEGGEPLQFVVDRQRGY from the coding sequence ATGTCCGCAAAACAGCCCATTCTCGTCGATTTGAAATTCGACCCCGATACCGTTGCCCGCATCCTGAAAACGGCCTTTCCCGATCGCGGCAGCATCAATCTCGCGGATCCCGCCAACAGGGATCGCGATCTGACCGGCATCGACTATGCGCTGCTCTGGAAACCGGACGCGGATCTTTTCAGCCGCGCCCCTAATCTCAAGGTCATCTTCTCCGGTGGCGCCGGCGTCGACAGCTTCATGAACCTGCCGGGCTTGCCCGATGTGCCGATCGTTCGCTTCTCCGACCGAAGCCTGACGACGCGGATGAGCGAATGGGTGGTGATGCAGTGCCTGATGCACCTGCGCCAGCAGCATCAGCACGACAAGGATCAGCGGGCGCGCATCTGGGGCAAGCTCGTTCCACCTGAGGCCGCAGAAATCACCGTCGGCATCATGGGCCTTGGCGTACTCGGGCAGGATGCGGCATACAAGCTGAAGGTCATGGGCTTCAACGTCATCGGCTGGTCGCGCAGCCGCAAGGAGATCGATGGCGTCGAGACCTTCGATTCCGGGCAGCTCGATGATTTCCTCTCCAGAACGGATTTTCTCGTCGGTCTGCTCCCGCTGACACCGGAGACGACAGGCTTCTACAATGCCGCGCTGTTTTCGAAGCTGCGGCAGGGCGGTGCGCTCGGCAAGCCTGTGTTTATCAATGCGGGCCGCGGCAAGAGCCAGGTGCAATCGGACATCGTCGCCGCGATCGAGGGCGGCGTGCTCGGCGGTGCGTCGATCGACGTCTTCGCGGTCGAGCCGCTTGCCTCCGACGATCCGCTCTGGGGGCTCGAAAACGTGTTCATCACGCCGCACGATGCGGCAGTCTCCGATGAGACAGCGCTCTTCCGCCACGTCGAGCGCCAGATCGCCCGCCACGAGGGTGGCGAGCCGCTGCAGTTCGTCGTCGACCGGCAGCGCGGTTACTGA
- a CDS encoding ABC transporter ATP-binding protein: MSDAAETLLSVRDLSVAFHQGGETSLAVDRVSFDIRKGEVVALVGESGSGKSVSANSILRLLPYPSASHPSGEILFKGKDLLKASDKALREVRGNDITMIFQEPMTSLNPLHSIEKQIAEILELHQGVTGQAARKRILELLNQVGIREPEKRLKAYPHELSGGQRQRVMIAMALANRPELLIADEPTTALDVTVQAQILELLRQLKGQHGMSMLFITHDLGIVRKFADRVCVMTKGKIVETGTVEEVFRNPKHDYTRHLLASEPRGEPPLADASKPIVMQGSDIRVWFPIKAGLMRKVVDHVKAVDGIDLQLRAGQTLGVVGESGSGKTTLGLALTRLISSQGRISFVGKDIASYSFTEMRPLRNQLQVVFQDPYGSLSPRMSVGDIIAEGLKVHERSLSYEERDSRVCWALEEVGLDPLTRWRYPHEFSGGQRQRIAIARAMVLKPRFVMLDEPTSALDMSVQAQVVDLLRDLQKKHDLAYLFISHDLKVVKALANDVIVMRFGKVVEQGPSADIFGAPKDDYTKALMAAAFNIEAVPTPAVQQ, translated from the coding sequence ATGAGTGACGCTGCCGAAACACTGCTGTCCGTCCGCGATCTCTCGGTGGCATTCCACCAGGGCGGCGAAACATCGCTGGCTGTCGATCGCGTCTCCTTCGATATCCGCAAGGGCGAGGTCGTGGCGCTGGTCGGCGAGTCCGGGTCGGGCAAGTCGGTCTCCGCCAACTCGATCCTGCGGCTGCTCCCCTACCCCTCCGCCAGCCATCCCTCCGGCGAAATCCTGTTCAAGGGCAAGGACCTCCTGAAGGCATCCGACAAGGCGTTGCGCGAAGTGCGCGGCAACGACATCACGATGATCTTCCAGGAGCCGATGACCTCGCTCAATCCGCTGCACAGCATCGAGAAGCAGATCGCCGAGATTCTCGAGTTGCATCAGGGCGTGACGGGACAGGCGGCGCGCAAGCGGATTCTCGAACTGCTCAACCAGGTCGGCATTCGCGAGCCGGAAAAGCGGCTGAAGGCCTATCCGCACGAGCTGTCAGGCGGCCAGCGCCAACGCGTGATGATCGCCATGGCGCTCGCCAACCGGCCGGAGCTTCTGATTGCCGACGAGCCGACGACGGCGCTCGACGTCACCGTGCAGGCACAGATCCTCGAACTGCTGCGGCAGCTGAAGGGGCAGCATGGCATGTCGATGCTGTTCATCACCCACGACCTCGGCATCGTGCGAAAGTTTGCCGATCGGGTCTGCGTGATGACCAAGGGCAAGATCGTCGAGACCGGCACGGTGGAAGAGGTCTTCCGCAATCCCAAACACGATTACACCCGGCATCTGCTCGCCTCCGAGCCGCGCGGCGAGCCGCCGCTTGCGGACGCCTCGAAACCCATCGTGATGCAGGGATCCGACATTCGCGTCTGGTTCCCGATCAAGGCCGGGCTCATGCGCAAGGTCGTCGATCATGTGAAGGCCGTCGACGGCATCGACCTGCAGCTGCGCGCTGGCCAGACGCTCGGCGTCGTCGGTGAATCCGGTTCCGGCAAGACGACGCTCGGCCTCGCGCTGACACGGCTGATCTCCTCGCAGGGCCGGATCAGTTTTGTCGGTAAGGATATAGCCAGCTATTCATTTACGGAGATGCGGCCGCTGCGCAACCAGTTGCAGGTCGTGTTCCAGGATCCCTACGGCTCGCTCAGCCCGCGCATGTCGGTCGGCGATATCATCGCCGAGGGGCTCAAAGTACATGAGCGGTCGCTCTCCTATGAAGAGCGCGACAGCCGCGTCTGCTGGGCGCTGGAAGAGGTCGGGCTCGATCCGCTGACCCGTTGGCGCTATCCGCACGAATTCTCAGGCGGGCAACGCCAGCGCATCGCCATTGCCCGCGCCATGGTGCTGAAACCGCGCTTCGTGATGCTGGACGAGCCAACCTCGGCGCTCGACATGAGCGTCCAGGCGCAAGTCGTCGATCTCCTGCGCGATCTGCAGAAGAAACACGATCTCGCCTACCTGTTCATCAGCCACGACCTGAAGGTGGTGAAGGCGCTGGCAAACGACGTCATCGTCATGCGCTTCGGCAAGGTGGTCGAGCAGGGACCGTCGGCCGATATCTTCGGTGCGCCGAAGGATGACTATACCAAGGCGCTAATGGCTGCCGCCTTCAACATCGAGGCGGTGCCGACGCCCGCCGTCCAACAGTAA
- a CDS encoding ABC transporter permease, which yields MDTAANPTSATPVKPPRKGLLSPTNVRRWKNFKANRRGYWSLWLFLVLFVLSLFAEFIANDRPIVASYKGEILFPVLVNYPEEKFGGFLAETDYRSDVISDEIKANGWMIWPPIHYSYRSVNSNIPHSAPTAPFWLMSKEERCSGYPQGAADPGCNLGNLNWLGTDDQARDVLARVIYGFRISVLFGLVLTIFSAVIGVTAGAIQGYFGGWTDLLLQRFIEIWSSMPVLYILLIIAAILPPGFFVLLGIMLLFSWVGFVGVVRAEFLRARNFEYVRAARALGVGNRTIMWRHLLPNAMVATLTFLPFILSGSITTLTSLDFLGFGMPPGSPSLGEMIAQGKANLQAPWLGLTAFFTMSIMLSLLIFIGEAVRDAFDPRKTFQ from the coding sequence ATGGACACCGCCGCCAATCCGACCAGCGCAACGCCGGTCAAGCCGCCGCGCAAGGGGCTGCTGTCGCCGACCAATGTTCGCCGCTGGAAGAACTTCAAGGCTAACCGCCGCGGCTACTGGTCCTTGTGGCTGTTTCTCGTGCTGTTCGTGCTCAGCCTGTTTGCCGAGTTCATCGCCAACGACCGGCCGATCGTCGCGTCCTACAAGGGCGAAATCCTGTTTCCTGTGCTGGTCAATTATCCGGAAGAGAAGTTCGGCGGATTCCTTGCCGAGACGGACTATCGTTCCGACGTTATTTCCGACGAGATCAAGGCCAATGGCTGGATGATCTGGCCGCCGATCCATTACTCCTATCGTTCGGTCAACTCGAATATCCCGCATTCGGCGCCGACCGCGCCCTTCTGGCTGATGAGCAAGGAGGAACGCTGCTCCGGATATCCCCAGGGTGCGGCCGATCCGGGCTGCAACCTCGGCAACCTCAACTGGCTCGGCACGGACGATCAGGCGCGTGACGTTCTTGCCCGCGTCATTTACGGCTTCCGCATCTCCGTGCTCTTCGGCCTGGTGCTGACGATCTTCTCTGCCGTCATCGGCGTCACTGCCGGCGCGATCCAGGGCTATTTCGGCGGCTGGACGGACCTCTTGCTGCAGCGCTTCATCGAGATCTGGTCGTCGATGCCGGTGCTCTACATCCTGTTGATCATCGCGGCGATCCTGCCTCCCGGCTTCTTCGTGCTGCTCGGGATCATGCTGCTGTTCTCCTGGGTCGGCTTCGTCGGCGTCGTGCGTGCGGAATTCCTGCGGGCCCGAAATTTCGAGTATGTGCGGGCAGCGCGGGCGCTCGGCGTCGGCAACCGCACGATCATGTGGCGGCATCTGTTGCCGAACGCGATGGTCGCAACGCTGACCTTCCTGCCGTTCATCCTGTCGGGCTCGATCACCACGTTGACGTCACTCGACTTCCTCGGCTTCGGCATGCCGCCGGGCTCCCCTTCGCTCGGCGAGATGATCGCGCAGGGCAAGGCCAACCTGCAGGCGCCGTGGCTCGGACTGACGGCGTTCTTCACCATGTCGATCATGCTGTCGCTGTTGATCTTCATCGGCGAGGCGGTTCGCGATGCATTCGATCCCAGGAAGACGTTTCAATGA
- a CDS encoding microcin C ABC transporter permease YejB — MGAYILRRLLLMIPTIVGIMAISFTVIQFAPGGPVEQVIAQLTGDAQGADSRLSGGGGDLLGGGGLDEGSSKYRGAQGLDPELIAKLEKQFGFDKPPLTRFGEMMWNYIRFDFGESFFRNTTVLELIKEKLPVSASLGIWIMIFSYGISIPLGIRKAVKDGSTFDVWTSGIIIIGYAVPSFLFGILLIVLFAGGSFYDWFPLRGLVSDNFDQLAWWQKPLDYFWHLTLPLISLSLAAFATTTLLTKNSFIEEIKKQYVVTARAKGLNERQVLYGHVFRNAMLIIIAGFPGAFISAFFTGSLLIENIFSLDGLGRLGYLSVVNRDYPIVFATLYIFSLLGLFVSLISDLIYTWIDPRIDFERRDV; from the coding sequence ATGGGAGCCTATATTCTTCGCCGCCTGCTTCTGATGATCCCGACAATCGTCGGCATCATGGCCATTTCGTTCACCGTCATCCAGTTCGCACCGGGCGGTCCGGTCGAGCAGGTGATCGCGCAGCTGACAGGCGATGCGCAGGGAGCCGACTCGCGCCTTTCCGGCGGTGGCGGCGATCTTCTCGGCGGTGGTGGCCTCGACGAAGGCAGCTCGAAATACCGCGGCGCCCAGGGGCTTGATCCCGAATTGATCGCCAAGCTCGAAAAGCAGTTCGGCTTCGACAAGCCGCCGCTGACGCGCTTTGGCGAAATGATGTGGAACTACATCCGCTTCGACTTCGGCGAGAGCTTCTTCCGCAACACCACGGTTCTCGAACTGATCAAGGAAAAGCTTCCGGTCTCCGCCTCGCTCGGCATCTGGATCATGATCTTCTCCTACGGGATTTCGATCCCGCTCGGCATCCGCAAGGCGGTCAAGGACGGCTCGACCTTCGACGTCTGGACTTCAGGCATCATCATCATCGGCTATGCCGTTCCAAGCTTCCTGTTCGGCATCCTGCTGATCGTGCTCTTTGCCGGCGGATCCTTCTACGACTGGTTCCCGCTGCGCGGCCTCGTCTCCGACAATTTCGACCAGCTCGCCTGGTGGCAGAAGCCGCTCGACTATTTCTGGCACCTGACGCTGCCGCTGATCTCGCTGTCGCTCGCCGCCTTCGCGACGACGACGCTGCTGACGAAAAACTCCTTCATCGAGGAGATCAAGAAGCAGTATGTCGTGACGGCCCGGGCCAAGGGCCTGAACGAACGGCAGGTGCTCTACGGCCACGTCTTCCGCAACGCCATGCTGATCATCATCGCTGGCTTCCCCGGCGCCTTCATCTCGGCCTTCTTCACCGGATCGCTCCTGATCGAGAACATCTTCTCGCTCGATGGCCTCGGGCGGCTCGGCTATCTCTCTGTCGTCAACCGCGATTACCCGATCGTGTTTGCGACGCTCTACATCTTCTCGTTGCTCGGCCTGTTCGTCAGCCTGATCTCCGACCTGATCTACACATGGATCGATCCGCGCATCGACTTCGAGCGGAGGGACGTCTGA
- a CDS encoding extracellular solute-binding protein, which yields MALTWSKLGVVLSLFGTLALPLAATAQDLDFKIGSSVISELKYKPGFKHFDYVNPDAPKGGNLRLSASGTYDTFNPLLSKGEAAVGLTLPFETLMKSADDELLASYGLLAEGLSYPDDVSSATFRLRAEAKWADGKPVTPEDVIFSFDKVKELNPLASNYYKHVVKAEKSGERDVTFTFDEKNNKELPNILGQLVVVPKHWWEGAGPDGKPRDIAKTTLEPVMGSGPYKIAAFSAGSTIRYELRDDYWGKDLNVNVGQNNFGSITYTYYADRDVEFEAFRAGNSDFWQETQAARWATGYDFPAVKEGRVKKEEVPNGLRAAGIMQALVLNTRRDIFKDEKVREALNYGFDFEELNRTVAFNSYKRIDSYFWNTELASSGLPEGRELEILNGLKDKLSPSIFTTAYTNPVGGDPQKSRDNLRTAIKLLKEAGWEIKGNRMVNTQTGKPMSFEILLSSPMLERWAVPYANNLKKIGIDARVRTVDASQYTNRVRAFDYDVIWQVRAETMNPGNEQADYWGSGSVNQQGSGNYSGISDPAIDALIRMVIFAPNRDEQVASIKALDRVLLAGHYVVPLFYRDTQSITYWNTITHPAEYPTYSTGFPDVWWSSSAKK from the coding sequence ATGGCGCTTACGTGGTCGAAACTTGGTGTGGTCCTTTCTCTTTTCGGCACATTGGCGCTGCCGCTCGCCGCGACGGCGCAGGACCTGGATTTCAAGATCGGCAGCTCCGTCATCAGCGAGCTGAAATACAAGCCGGGCTTCAAGCATTTCGACTACGTGAACCCGGACGCGCCGAAGGGCGGCAATCTCCGGCTTTCGGCATCGGGCACCTACGACACGTTCAACCCGCTGCTTTCCAAGGGCGAGGCCGCCGTCGGCCTGACGCTGCCGTTCGAGACGCTGATGAAATCGGCGGACGACGAGTTGCTCGCCTCCTACGGCCTGCTGGCGGAAGGGCTCTCCTATCCCGACGACGTCTCAAGCGCGACCTTCCGGCTGCGGGCGGAGGCGAAGTGGGCGGATGGCAAGCCCGTCACGCCCGAGGACGTGATCTTCAGCTTCGACAAGGTGAAGGAGCTCAACCCGCTCGCTTCCAACTACTACAAGCACGTCGTGAAGGCCGAAAAATCGGGCGAGCGCGACGTGACCTTCACCTTCGACGAGAAGAACAACAAGGAACTGCCCAATATCCTGGGGCAGCTCGTGGTCGTGCCGAAGCACTGGTGGGAGGGCGCCGGGCCTGATGGCAAGCCGCGCGATATCGCGAAGACGACGCTGGAACCTGTCATGGGCTCTGGCCCCTACAAGATCGCCGCCTTCTCGGCGGGGTCCACGATCCGTTACGAACTACGCGACGACTACTGGGGCAAGGATCTCAACGTGAATGTCGGGCAGAACAATTTCGGCTCGATCACTTACACCTATTACGCCGACCGTGACGTGGAGTTCGAGGCCTTCCGCGCCGGCAACAGCGACTTCTGGCAGGAGACCCAGGCAGCGCGCTGGGCGACTGGATATGATTTCCCCGCCGTAAAGGAAGGGCGCGTGAAAAAGGAGGAGGTGCCGAATGGGCTGCGCGCCGCCGGCATCATGCAGGCGCTGGTGCTGAACACCCGCCGCGACATCTTCAAGGACGAGAAGGTGCGCGAGGCGCTGAATTACGGCTTCGATTTCGAGGAGCTGAACCGCACCGTCGCCTTCAACAGCTACAAGCGCATCGACAGCTATTTCTGGAATACCGAGCTCGCCTCCTCCGGCCTGCCTGAGGGGCGCGAACTGGAGATCCTCAACGGCCTCAAGGACAAGCTTTCGCCGTCGATCTTCACCACCGCCTATACAAACCCTGTCGGCGGCGACCCGCAGAAAAGCCGCGACAACCTGCGCACGGCGATCAAGCTGCTCAAGGAAGCGGGCTGGGAGATCAAGGGCAATCGCATGGTCAATACGCAGACCGGCAAGCCGATGAGCTTCGAGATCCTGCTTTCAAGCCCGATGCTGGAGCGCTGGGCGGTGCCCTACGCCAACAATCTCAAGAAGATCGGCATCGATGCGCGGGTGCGCACCGTGGATGCCTCGCAATATACCAACCGGGTGCGCGCCTTCGACTACGACGTGATCTGGCAGGTGCGGGCCGAAACGATGAACCCCGGCAACGAACAGGCCGACTACTGGGGTTCGGGTTCGGTGAACCAGCAGGGCTCGGGCAATTATTCCGGCATTTCCGACCCTGCGATCGACGCGCTGATCCGTATGGTGATCTTCGCGCCTAATCGAGACGAGCAGGTGGCGTCGATCAAGGCGCTCGACCGCGTGCTGCTCGCCGGACACTATGTCGTGCCGCTCTTCTACCGCGATACGCAATCGATCACTTACTGGAACACGATCACCCACCCGGCCGAATATCCGACCTATTCGACCGGTTTCCCTGATGTCTGGTGGTCGTCTTCCGCCAAGAAATGA
- the mepA gene encoding penicillin-insensitive murein endopeptidase, whose product MALRIAQVFRSFVQLTLAGTIGAGLIAGDVAAQQKQPSPGSAKAIFGSVELPSQGPAEPYGFYAKGCMTGAVALPTDGPTWQAMRLSRNRRWGNPAMIALLEQLSRDAAKYDGWPGLLVGDIAQPRGGPMFNGHASHQIGLDADVWLTPMPSRHLTAEQRETLPFTTMLQKGAFLTINPNVWSESRARLLMRAASYPQVERIFVNPAIKKKMCDTWTGDRTNLGKLRPEYGHDSHFHIRIKCPPGAAGCKPQAPVVAGDGCDKSLAWWFTKEPWAAPKPPKPGTKPVKPREVMVSDLPKACAAILAAPSVASVRAATYGGASAAESLAVAPAAEPAATSGEALPALGPVPDDKPADQ is encoded by the coding sequence ATGGCACTTCGTATAGCGCAGGTATTTCGCTCTTTCGTTCAATTGACCTTGGCGGGGACGATCGGTGCGGGTCTCATTGCCGGTGATGTCGCGGCACAGCAGAAGCAGCCCAGCCCGGGTAGCGCCAAGGCTATTTTCGGTTCGGTCGAGTTGCCGTCTCAAGGCCCGGCCGAACCCTATGGTTTCTATGCCAAGGGCTGCATGACCGGCGCGGTCGCCCTGCCGACGGATGGACCGACCTGGCAGGCGATGCGTCTTTCCCGCAATCGACGCTGGGGCAATCCGGCGATGATCGCTCTCCTTGAGCAGCTCTCCCGTGATGCCGCGAAATACGACGGTTGGCCAGGCCTTCTGGTCGGCGACATCGCGCAGCCGCGTGGCGGCCCGATGTTCAACGGCCACGCCTCCCACCAGATCGGTCTCGATGCCGACGTATGGCTGACGCCGATGCCATCGCGTCATCTGACAGCGGAGCAGCGAGAAACGCTGCCGTTCACGACGATGCTGCAGAAGGGCGCTTTCCTGACGATCAATCCGAACGTCTGGAGCGAGTCTCGCGCCCGCCTGCTGATGCGCGCCGCGAGCTATCCGCAGGTCGAGCGCATCTTCGTCAATCCGGCCATCAAGAAGAAGATGTGCGACACCTGGACGGGCGACCGCACCAATCTCGGCAAGCTGAGGCCGGAGTATGGCCACGACTCGCACTTCCACATCCGCATCAAATGCCCTCCGGGTGCCGCCGGCTGCAAGCCGCAGGCGCCAGTCGTTGCCGGTGATGGCTGCGACAAGTCGCTCGCCTGGTGGTTCACCAAGGAGCCGTGGGCGGCGCCGAAGCCGCCGAAGCCAGGCACCAAGCCGGTGAAGCCGCGCGAAGTGATGGTGTCCGATCTGCCGAAGGCCTGCGCGGCCATCCTCGCTGCGCCCTCGGTGGCATCCGTCCGTGCGGCGACATACGGCGGTGCGTCGGCTGCGGAGTCTCTGGCGGTCGCGCCGGCTGCGGAACCGGCGGCAACGTCGGGCGAAGCGCTGCCGGCTCTCGGTCCGGTGCCGGATGACAAGCCTGCCGATCAATGA